From a single Brassica oleracea var. oleracea cultivar TO1000 chromosome C5, BOL, whole genome shotgun sequence genomic region:
- the LOC106294274 gene encoding uncharacterized protein LOC106294274 produces the protein MLLLVLVVGLICYHVYKSIKPPPPIPLPENVSEISPRVKLNDGRYLAYRELGFPKDKAKNKIIILHGFGSSKLVDLKITQEMIDEFEIYFLLFDRAGYGESDAHPSRTVKTDTYDIEELADKLQIGPKFHVLGMSLGAYPVYGCLKYIPHRLSGATLVVPLLNFWWSSMPQSLLSAALKKLPIENQWTFRVAHYLPWLLYWWLTQKWFSPFSPNPRETMTERDIELADKHTKHSYIKESALRQGEYVSKHRDIIASFENWEFDPTELLNPFSDGNKGSVHMWCALEDKQILREALLYICDKLPWIKLRQVPEAGHLIIHEKQHFEDIIKTACT, from the exons ATGTTGCTTCTAGTTCTGGTTGTCGGTTTAATATGCTATCATGTCTACAAATCCATAAAACCACCGCCACCAATCCCGCTGCCAGAGAATGTTTCTGAGATATCTCCAAGAGTTAAGCTCAATGATGGGAGATATTTAGCCTACAGAGAATTAGGGTTTCCAAAAGATAAAGCCAAAAATAAAATAATCATTCTCCATGGTTTTGGAAGTTCAAAGTTAGTAGATTTAAAAATCACACAG GAAATGATTGATGAATTCGAGATATACTTCTTGCTCTTCGATAGAGCTGGTTATGGAGAAAGCGATGCTCATCCATCACGAACGGTAAAAACGGATACATACGATATCGAAGAACTCGCCGACAAATTGCAAATTGGTCCGAAGTTCCATGTCTTAGGAATGTCACTCGGGGCTTATCCAGTTTACGGCTGTCTCAAATACATCCCTCATAG GTTAAGTGGAGCAACGTTGGTGGTTCCGTTACTTAATTTTTGGTGGAGTAGTATGCCTCAAAGCCTATTGAGTGCAGCGCTCAAGAAATTACCAATTGAGAACCAATGGACATTTAGAGTTGCACACTACCTTCCGTGGTTGCTATATTGGTGGTTGACGCAGAAATGGTTTTCACCGTTTAGTCCGAATCCCAGAGAAACTATGACCGAGCGCGACATAGAACTCGCGGACAAGCACACAAAACACTCTTATATTAAG GAATCTGCTCTACGACAAGGCGAATATGTGAGCAAGCACCGAGACATCATTGCGTCTTTCGAGAATTGGGAGTTTGATCCAACAGAATTGCTCAATCCGTTTTCAGATGGTAACAAAGGGTCAGTTCACATGTGGTGTGCACTCGAAGACAAACAAATTTTGCGTGAGGCTTTACTCTATATATGTGATAAGCTGCCATGGATAAAACTTCGTCAAGTTCCAGAAGCTGGACATCTTATTATCCATGAGAAGCAGCATTTTGAAGATATTATCAAAACCGCTTGTACTTGA
- the LOC106294326 gene encoding uncharacterized protein LOC106294326, producing the protein MLLLVIVVCLIGYHVYKSIKPPPPIPLPENVSEICPRIKLNDGRYLAYRELGFPKDKAKNKIIIIHGYGSSKLVDLKITQEMIDEFEIFFLLFDRAGYGESDAHPSRTIKTDTYDIEELADKLQIGPKFHVLGMSLGAYPVYGCLKYIPHRLSGATLVAPLLNFWWSRMPQNLLSAALKKLPIENQWTFRVAHYLPWLLYWWLTQKWFSPFNLNPLSTMTERDIELADKHTKHSYIKESALRQGEYVSMHRDIITSFENWEFDPTELLNPFSDGNEGSVHIWCALEDKQILREALLYICDKLPWIKLHQVPEAGHLIIHEKQHFEDIIKTACT; encoded by the exons ATGTTGCTTCTAGTTATAGTTGTCTGTTTAATAGGCTATCATGTCTACAAGTCCATAAAACCTCCACCACCAATTCCGCTGCCGGAGAATGTTTCTGAGATATGTCCAAGAATTAAGCTCAATGATGGGAGATATTTAGCCTACAGAGAATTAGGGTTTCCAAAAGATAAAGCCAAAAATAAAATAATCATCATCCATGGTTATGGAAGTTCCAAGTTAGTAGATTTAAAAATCACACAG GAAATGATTGATGAATTCGAGATATTCTTCTTGCTCTTCGATAGAGCTGGTTATGGAGAAAGCGATGCTCATCCATCACGAACAATAAAAACGGATACATACGATATCGAAGAACTCGCAGACAAATTGCAAATTGGTCCAAAGTTCCATGTCTTAGGAATGTCACTCGGAGCTTATCCAGTTTACGGCTGTCTCAAGTACATTCCTCACAG ATTAAGTGGAGCAACGTTGGTGGCTCCCTTACTGAACTTTTGGTGGAGTCGTATGCCTCAAAACCTATTGAGTGCAGCGCTCAAGAAATTACCAATTGAGAACCAATGGACATTTCGAGTTGCACACTACCTTCCGTGGTTGCTATATTGGTGGTTGACGCAGAAATGGTTTTCACCGTTTAATCTGAATCCCCTATCAACGATGACCGAGCGCGACATAGAACTCGCGGATAAGCACACTAAACACTCTTATATCAAG GAATCCGCTCTACGACAAGGCGAATATGTGAGCATGCATCGGGACATCATTACGTCTTTTGAAAATTGGGAGTTTGATCCAACCGAATTGCTCAATCCGTTTTCAGATGGTAACGAAGGGTCGGTTCACATTTGGTGTGCACTCGAAGACAAACAAATTTTGCGTGAGGCTTTACTCTATATATGTGATAAGCTGCCATGGATAAAACTTCATCAAGTCCCAGAAGCTGGACATCTTATTATCCATGAGAAACAGCATTTTGAAGATATTATCAAAACCGCTTGTACTTGA
- the LOC106292588 gene encoding universal stress protein A-like protein, which translates to MVKARTVGVGMDYSPTSKSALRWTAENLLDDGDTIILIHVQPQNAEHTRKILFEETGSPLIPLEEFREVNFSKQYGLAYDPEVLDVLDTLSRAKKVKVVAKVYWGDPREKLCDAVENLKLDSIVLGSRGLGPLKRMLLGSVSNHVVTNATCPVTVVKAN; encoded by the exons ATGGTTAAAGCACGTACGGTGGGTGTGGGAATGGATTACTCTCCAACGAGCAAATCGGCTCTTCGGTGGACGGCTGAGAATCTCCTTGACGATGGAGACACCATCATTTTGATTCATGTTCAACCCCAAAACGCTGAGCACACCCGCAAAATCCTCTTTGAGGAAACCGGTTCAC CTTTGATTCCCCTGGAAGAATTTAGAGAGGTTAATTTCTCTAAACAGTATGGACTTGCTTATGATCCGGAAGTTCTTGATGTTCTTGATACTCTCTCTAGGGCAAAGAAG GTGAAGGTGGTGGCAAAAGTGTATTGGGGAGATCCAAGGGAGAAACTTTGCGATGCCGTCGAAAATCTAAAACTCGATTCTATTGTTCTTGGCAGTCGAGGCTTGGGTCCTCTCAAAAG GATGTTGCTGGGTAGTGTGAGCAATCATGTGGTGACAAATGCAACATGTCCAGTCACGGTTGTTAAAGCCAATTAA
- the LOC106343185 gene encoding probable UTP--glucose-1-phosphate uridylyltransferase 2: MAATTENLPQLKAAVDGLTEMSENERSGFINLVSRYLSGEAQHIEWSKIQTPTDEIVVPYDKMAPVSEDVSETKNLLDKLVVLKLNGGLGTTMGCTGPKSVIEIRDGLTFLDLIVIQIENLNNKYGCKVPLVLMNSFNTHDDTQKIVEKYTNSNVDIHTFNQSKYPRVVADEFVPWPSKGKTDKDGWYPPGHGDVFPSLMNSGKLDAFLSQGKEYVFVANSDNLGAIVDLKILKHLIQNKNEYCMEVTPKTLADVKGGTLISYEGKVQLLEIAQVPDEHVNEFKSIEKFKIFNTNNLWVNLKAIKKLVEADALKMEIIPNPKEVDGVKVLQLETAAGAAIRFFDNAIGVNVPRSRFLPVKATSDLLLVQSDLYTLVDGFVIRNSARTNPSNPTIELGPEFKKVANFLSRFKSIPSIVELDSLKVSGDVYFGSSVVLKGKVTVTAKSGTKIEIPDGAVIENKDINGPEDL, encoded by the exons ATGGCTGCCACCACCGAGAATCTCCCCCAGCTCAAAGCCGCCGTCGATGGCCTTACCGAAATGAG TGAGAATGAGAGGAGCGGATTCATCAACCTCGTTTCACGCTACCTCAG CGGTGAGGCACAGCACATTGAGTGGAGTAAGATCCAGACGCCCACTGATGAAATCGTTGTTCCCTACGATAAAATGGCTCCCGTCTCTGAAG ATGTTTCCGAGACCAAGAATCTTTTGGACAAACTTGTTGTCTTAAAGCTTAATGGAGGTCTTGGGACAACTATGGGATGCACTGGCCCTAA GTCGGTTATTGAAATTCGTGATGGTTTGACATTTCTCGATCTGATTGTTATCCAGATTGAG AACCTCAACAACAAGTATGGCTGCAAGGTCCCGTTGGTTCTCATGAACTCGTTTAATACACACGATGACACACAAAAG ATTGTGGAGAAGTACACCAACTCAAATGTTGACATCCACACTTTTAACCAG AGCAAATACCCCCGTGTTGTCGCTGATGAGTTTGTGCCATGGCCCAGCAAGGGAAAGACCGACAAGGATGGCTG GTATCCTCCCGGTCACGGTGATGTATTCCCATCCCTCATGAACAGTGGAAAGCTCGATGCTTTCTTATCCCAG GGTAAAGAGTATGTGTTTGTTGCCAACTCGGACAACTTGGGTGCCATCGTTGACTTAA AAATCTTGAAGCACTTGATCCAGAACAAGAACGAATACTGTATGGAGGTTACACCCAAAACCTTAGCTGATGTAAAGGGAGGAACTCTCATTTCTTATGAAGGCAAAGTCCAG CTCTTGGAGATTGCTCAGGTTCCTGATGAACAT GTCAATGAGTTCAAATCAATTGAGAAGTTCAAGATATTCAACACAAACAACTT ATGGGTGAACTTGAAGGCCATCAAAAAGCTTGTGGAAGCTGACGCGCTTAAAATGGAGATCATTCCTAACCCAAAG GAAGTCGATGGAGTGAAAGTTCTTCAACTGGAAACTGCAGCTGGTGCAGCAATAAGG TTCTTTGACAATGCTATCGGTGTTAATGTACCTCGCTCACGGTTCTTGCCAGTGAAGGCAACTTCAGACTTGTTGCTCGTCCAG TCTGATCTCTACACCCTAGTCGATGGCTTCGTCATCCGAAACAGTGCTAGAACTAACCCCTCGAACCCAACAATCGAACTGGGACCCGAGTTCAAGAAG GTGGCTAATTTCTTGAGCCGGTTCAAGTCCATCCCTAGTATAGTCGAGCTAGACAGCCTTAAGGTGTCTGGTGATGTCTATTTTGGCTCTTCCGTTGTTCTCAAG GGCAAGGTGACTGTGACCGCAAAATCCGGGACAAAGATTGAAATACCCGACGGTGCTGTGATCGAGAACAAG GACATCAATGGTCCGGAGGATCTCTGA
- the LOC106293360 gene encoding homeobox-leucine zipper protein HDG8, whose translation MDYDGDGSPDNEHYTSVNAMSKEKRICHRHTPQQIQKLEAYFKECPHPNESQRQAFCDVLNLGIDQVKFWFQNKRTQSKAQDERTSNMLLREENEKLRLENAAMIEVLKNVTCPPCGGPPFGRDDRESNLHKMRLENAFFKTERDSLAAANNKNQQTMLDSLTSVQRQQTFEALTSYGMNPYNQPSSLESQTIQPQLLPQMDIPQLSETAATAVEELKRLFRTDESLWVMSSIDRTYVIDQESYEKFSHSIKHFRNLSARVESSKDITVVPIEATSLIDMFLDSEKWKMLFPTIVNEAKTIHTLGSELPINENCNVLQVIWEQLHILSPLVPPREFMIVRCCQQIGEGLWIIADVSQDSQHIVNSDQASPSCYKRPSGCLIRSLPNAHTEVRWIEHVEVDHTTDTHKMYRELVSGSSGYGARRWIVTLERMCERMALSSILIMPATDWSETIPTVEGRRSVMKLGERMLKIFNEMLIMSGKVEFPQQSKCGVRISIRMNMEPGQLPGLVVSAASCLSIPLTPLQVFNCLRSNDTRHQWDVLCRGNAITETARIFTGSSGTNCINLLQPTPPWDIGQNMVQEPHKKMMVLQECYMDALGGMIVYSPLDMATMSIAASGEVDPLKIPILPSGFTISSDNSEGTLLMLAFQILNSDENSKTRSVSEIAVDRVSRLISQTVQSIKLMLNCPPE comes from the exons ATGGATTATGATGGTGATGGAAGCCCAGACAACGAACACTATACTTCAGTAAATGCCATGTCAAAAGAGAAGAGGATTTGTCATCGTCACACTCCTCAACAGATTCAGAAGCTAGAAGC TTATTTCAAAGAATGTCCTCATCCAAACGAATCACAGAGACAAGCGTTTTGCGATGTGTTGAACCTCGGGATAGACCAAGTCAAATTTTGGTTTCAGAACAAAAGAACTCAAAGCAAA GCTCAAGATGAGAGAACTTCAAACATGTTGCTTCGTGAAGAAAATGAAAAGCTCCGATTGGAGAATGCTGCGATGATCGAGGTTTTAAAGAATGTGACTTGTCCACCTTGTGGCGGTCCTCCATTCGGCAGAGATGATCGCGAAAGTAATCTCCATAAGATGCGTCTAGAAAACGCTTTCTTCAAAACGGAG CGTGACAGCTTGGCGGCAGCCAATAACAAGAATCAACAAACCATGTTGGACTCACTCACTTCTGTTCAAAGACAGCAAACCTTTGAAGCTCTCACCTCATATGGAATGAATCCATACAATCAACCTAGCTCATTAGAATCTCAAACCATCCAACCACAACTACTACCCCAAATGGATATACCGCAGCTGTCTGAAACTGCGGCAACTGCGGTTGAAGAGCTTAAGCGGCTATTTCGTACCGATGAATCTCTTTGGGTTATGTCGTCTATTGATAGAACATATGTGATTGATCAAGAGAGCTATGAGAAGTTCTCGCACTCAATCAAACATTTCAGGAACTTGAGTGCTCGTGTCGAGTCTTCTAAAGATATCACGGTGGTTCCTATTGAGGCAACAAGCTTGATTGATATGTTCTTAGATTCG GAGAAATGGAAAATGCTTTTTCCAACGATCGTGAACGAGGCCAAGACGATTCATACGCTCGGATCCGAGCTTCCGATAAATGAAAATTGCAATGTCTTGCAAGTG ATATGGGAGCAACTACACATATTGTCGCCACTAGTGCCACCAAGGGAGTTTATGATCGTTAGATGCTGCCAACAGATCGGTGAAGGGCTCTGGATTATTGCTGATGTGTCACAAGACTCACAACACATCGTTAACTCTGACCAAGCCAGTCCGTCTTGTTATAAACGTCCTTCTGGTTGTCTCATCCGATCCTTGCCCAATGCTCACACCGAG GTAAGGTGGATAGAGCATGTGGAAGTGGACCATACAACCGATACACATAAGATGTATCGAGAGCTTGTAAGTGGCAGTTCGGGCTATGGAGCTAGGCGTTGGATCGTCACCCTTGAGAGAATGTGTGAGAGAATGGCTCTCTCCTCCATCCTAATCATGCCGGCTACTGACTGGAGTGAAA CTATACCGACAGTGGAAGGACGAAGGAGTGTGATGAAATTAGGGGAAAGAATGTTGAAGATCTTCAACGAAATGTTGATCATGTCCGGGAAGGTTGAGTTCCCGCAGCAATCGAAATGTGGAGTCAGAATCTCGATCCGGATGAACATGGAACCCGGTCAACTACCCGGTTTAGTTGTCAGTGCTGCATCTTGTCTCTCAATCCCTCTCACTCCTTTGCAAGTCTTCAACTGCCTGAGAAGCAACGACACTCGTCACCAG TGGGACGTTCTTTGTCGTGGAAACGCAATCACTGAGACCGCTCGCATTTTCACCGGATCAAGTGGAACAAACTGCATCAACCTACTCCAG CCTACACCACCGTGGGATATTGGACAAAATATGGTACAAGAACCACACAAGAAGATGATGGTGCTACAAGAGTGTTACATGGACGCATTAGGAGGCATGATAGTGTACTCTCCTCTTGACATGGCTACAATGAGTATCGCTGCATCTGGGGAAGTCGACCCTTTGAAAATTCCAATCCTTCCTTCTGGCTTCACCATCTCAAGCGACAACAGTGAGGGAACTTTACTCATGTTGGCTTTTCAGATCCTTAACTCTGATGAAAACAGTAAGACCAGAAGTGTGAGTGAGATTGCAGTGGACAGAGTGAGTAGATTGATCAGCCAAACTGTTCAAAGCATCAAGCTCATGCTCAATTGTCCTCCTGAGTGA